In Armatimonadota bacterium, the sequence AAGCTCCACATAAAGCTGTGTCAGATCGCTGAAAAACGGCTCAAACTTAAGCTCATGCACCCCATCTTGATGAAGCACGACACGCAAACCTACGCCCTGCCTTCCGGGACCGAGAAGATCGAGGTTATCTTTGATTGAACTGAGCGCGCTGCTCTCCAACAGTTCAGCAGCGTTGCGACCACCCTCGACTGGCAGAAATGCCGTCAACTTGATGCCGAATGTCATAAACTGGGGAATCTTGAGCCTCTCCTGGGCCATCTTGAAAAGGTCCAGCGACTTCTCTTTGGATGACTGGAAGTAGTCTACATTGTCATTGACCTGCATGCGCGTGGTCTGAATGAAAAAATCTCCACTTGGGTTTGCCATGCGAGCGCCATCAGGCAAATGCTGAAGAGTCTGGAACGGATAGCGTTCAGTAATATCCGCATAGATGTGGTTTACCTGCTGAGGCTGCAGTTGATATGGCGGATAGACAATTCCGGCGGTCATACGCCGACAAGTGAGAAGTTGTGTTTTCATGGCTCTCCACAGGAAGATTTGGTGAGTTGATTTTACATCACACGCCAGGCATAGTCAAGAGGTTGGCTGTCACTATACCTGTAAACATGGCGCGTCCAGACTGCATGCGAGAAATGAGCGGCAATTCATAGACTGCCGCCCATTTCCAATCCACATGTTCTTTGAAATTAGCCCTCCGGCACATAAGGCGGATGCCAGAGCTTGCGGATATCATCTAAATCCAGTTTGACCTGTGCACATCGTTCTAGACCAAATGCAAAACTGACCACGCCGAAACGCGATGGGTCAAGCCCGGCTTTGATGAGCCATTCATCTTGCGCAATTCCTCCGCCTGCTATACCCATCCACTTATTACGCCATAGTACTTCATAGTTTTGAACATCACCAACGAATAAATAGCTCTGTGTTGAGCCTGGCCTGAATTCTGCTCCGTGAACAAGTTTGGCTGCCACTCGTCGCATCGTTTCATCGAGCTTCCGAGTATTCATGCCTTCCTCAGCCCACAGAACTTCTGCCTGATGAAAAACCTCAAGTCTTGTCTCTGATTCAATATCTGCCGGTCTGAAGACACGACCTACTGTAATCAGTTTGCATGGCCCACCGCCGTTATTGATCCAGAAATTGGCCAACTGTGATGTCAGCTCAGGCCGCAATATTCTATGCTCATCGACGATATTTTGCTGAATATCAAGCTCCAACATTAATTCTTCGCGTTCGCACACCTCGTCAAGCGTCACTTCTTCAAAATCCGGAAAACACGAACGAAATGCCTCCCATAACTTGCGAATTGGATGACCTTCTATTTCCAATGGCCGCGGCAATTCCAGGAGCTTGCGGATTCGCTCCGGAAAATCCTTCGGCAGGGCATGTGTTTTGAGTTCATCGTTTACCATTTGGACCATCCTCTCTTTGAGCCGGGTCCGCGAAGAGTGCAGGCGGTTATTGACTGTCGATACCGGCACTTCAAGGAACTCGGCAACGTCTTTTTGGCTGTAACCGTTGATATAGAACAGGGTGGTCACTATCCTCTCGCTCTCAGACAGGGTCGAGATCGCCTTAAGCACCATCTCACGCATCTCATGTGCCTCGGCAAGCGCTGCCGGGCCAGGATCGTTGGAAGCGACCTCGATCACAGACTCCAGAGGCACTGTTTGGTGTCTTTTGCGCTTGATGCGGTCGCAGTGCTTAAAGATGATCTTCCTGAACCAGCCGGGAAAAGCATCAGGCTCTCGAAGCGCGTCCAGATCACGATACGCCTGTATGAACGCTTCCTGCGCTGCATCTTCCGCCAGATGAAAGTCACCCGTCACGGAATACGCATACGCAAGCGCCATGTCCTGAAAACGCCCGACTATCATCCCGAACGCATCCAGGTCACCGCTCCTTGCCCGATCTACCAGCGACTTCAGTTCGTCCATGTCCGCTCCTGTTCTGTTTTGGAAGGCCCTCCATATTATAAGACCCAGTTATGCGATGATATCTTTAATGCAAAACCGCCACCTGAACTCGTCAGGTGGCGGGAAAAAGCAGGCTGTGGAAACGATCTATCCGAATTTCAAAGCTAATCGGCCATCTTTGGGCAGTATCAGAACAAATTGGTCCTGCCGCCTCTCAAAGCGTCCTGATGAACATTGAACCTTGTAATCAAACCCTTCGTGCTTGTAGGCCAAAGAGTCGGCTGTCACGTCGACCAAGTCAATCGACTTATCAGCGCTCCAGCTCATCTCCAGCGCCCAGTCAGAACCATTGTTCTCAATCTCCAGACAATCAGGCTTACAGAAAATTTCAAAGTTACCACAATCAGCCAGAGGCCATGAAATGTGCAGGTCAGTATCTGATGACTCACTAACTGTCGGGGATGACCCAATAATCGGCTCATACTCACTGTTGCCTGCCAGATGTACAAGCCTGATCCCCGCAAGACGATCCTTAGTGCTCCAGTTGTAGCCGTCCATAACCGGCAGCGCATCGTATATACACGCTTCGCTCTTGCAGGTATCCTGCAAATATCTCTCCGGGTAGCGCTGGTCGAAGAGGTGAATATCGCGTATTCTCAGTTTGCCGTCTTCCCAGAAAAGGTTGGTGCGGTAGAACCGGCTGTCATACCATACACTCTTACGGCCCTCGCCCTGCCAATCAGTTAAGGCTGTGACAGCCGTCGGTGGAGTAACATCGAACTTGGACTTGAACCACTTGCCTGAATCGACAAGCCTCTCGATGCGCACGATACCCTCATCGCGCAGCCTTGCAAGCTCTTCAAACTGATAGGTAAGTCCTTTTTGCATACTCGGCCAGCCGAATGAGTTTTCTTGACCCACCTGAGCATAGCCAAAGGCAAGACATGGCGATTTGAAATTGACATCAAAGAACCAGTCGACCCATTCCTTGCATCCACCGCCACCTTCATATACAGGCTCCAGCGTCACCACGCCCTGCCTCTCCTCGCCGAGGCTGTAGTCATATTGATAGATGGGGTCGCTGCCCAGCATCCTGAAGACCGGGACGGATATCTGATGCGACTTGTCCTGAGCCGGGACTATAGCATTAGCCCTGCTGGGATAATAGCCCTGATTCCAGTAGCCTCCCCAAAGGGTATAGCCGTCTGTTCCGCACTGGTCCTTGCAGTTGCAGGCGGCTGTGATTCCGTACTTATCTGCCAGGTAGCCAAGTGTGTAAGAATCCAGAACCCATGATCCCACCGACTTGGGGTAATATCCGAAAGCCTTGCGAAAGTCTTCCATGAAAACGTCAATTGTCTTCTCGCGCTCGGCTGGGCTGTAGCCTACCATCATACCCACATCTGAAAACCAATCCCAAGCCCATCTGCCTCGCCACTTAATGCCGGCTTTCTCTACAAGCGGCTGGACCATCTCCAGCCAGAGCCCTACTTCGTATCGCGAGTCTAGCTTCTTAAGCAGGTCCGTGAACTTACTATCTATAAGCGCATCATACTGCGCCAGGAATGTGGTGGGCAGGTCTAGCCTGCTTGTAAGCTCAATAGCTTTCGCCACAGGCTCTACCAGGTCTATAGGCTCGCGCGGCTCAAGGCCTCGAATGAAGAAAATTGGATTTACAATGCGTGGTGATGTCAAGACTTCCTCCAGAAATTGTCCTTGGCAATGAAGGCTTTGCCAACTGTGCGGTCTAAGAATAGAATGATAGTCCATTTTACCAGATGTAAACCGGAAAATACGAGAAAAATGAGTTCAGCTTTCATGGGAATAAAAAAAGCTCAGCCGAAGCCGCCCTGCGAGAGGGCTAACCTTCGGGGCATCCGCCCGCAAAGTATAGAGATCATTAGGCAACCTTCGGGGCATCCGCCCGCGAAGTATAGAGGCAATCTCGCATCTTTTCCGGCAAATAGGAGATAGATATGAAGATTTATATATTGACTGATTTGGAGGGAGCAGGCGGGGTTATCAACCGCAGCCATGTATTTTCCGACCAGCCCGGATATCCGCAGGCGCGGCACTGGCTGACTATGGACGTCAACGCAGCCGTCGAAGGCGCTATAGCAGGCGGAGCGACGGAAATACTCGTGCTCGACGGTCACGGCGGCAACGGCGCATGTAATTTTTTATACGATGAACTCCACCCGGGCGCGCAATATATCCAGGGTGCGCCATACACACAATTCCCGCAGGGGCTCGACGACAGTTTCGACGGTTTCTTTTTTGTAGGAGCACACGCCATGGCTGGTACGCCGGGTGCAATCCTCGAACATACGATGTCGTCCATGTCCTGGGTCGAGATGCGCATAAACGGAGCGCCTACAGGTGAGATCGGCCTCTTTGCCGCTGCTGCGGGTATGCGAGGTGTGCCGTTTGTGATGGTAAGCGGCGATGACAAGGCCTGCCTTGAAGCTGCATCGATCAGCCCGGATGTAGAATGCGCAGTCGTCAAGGAAGGCATAAGCCGCCACTGCGCAAAGCTGTTGCCGCCTGCAAAAGTGCGAGAGTTAATTAAAGAGAAAGCCAGGCTTGGAACGGCCAAGATCAAATCGATTCAACCGGTCAAGATAGATGGACCCGTCGAGATTCAAATCAGGTATTTCCGAAACGATCTCGTTGAAGCAGTCCACGAGCGCGAAGGGGTCCGCAAGGTTGACCCGCAGTCGGTTGTCTTTTCGGGTAAGGACTTGCTGGATGCATGGAAAAAAGTTATGGGCGGATAGGCTTTTACGCTCTGCTTTTAGCCATCACTATAAATGAAAACTGGGAGGTTGCGCCCTCACCCCGGCCCTCTCCCCCAGGAGAGGGAGTGGGATAGGCTGAAGTATCTTACCTCTTGCTTCTTACACTTAACTTCTGTTTTTTGAGGGAGGAATATATATTGAATAAACCGACAGCAGTTATAAGAAGAGAAATAATGGCAAACACTGGCCCTGATATCTACGGGATCAAGCGCAATGACAGGGTCCGATCACCCAAGGGTGAGATTTTTATCTTTTTAGGCGTCAGCGAAGGGATAGCCCATGTAGAGCGCGTCGATAAGACTAAAGGCAATCCCTTCGTTGAAGTCGACAGTGGCGAGTTTTCACGCTGGCAAAAAGTGTGAGAACTCCTTGATCATCAATAATGCCTAAAAACTATCTACTCTAATCCGACCGAATTTCGGCGGGTTGTAAGAATGCAGGCTGTGGACGGTGCCCTCTGCCTGAGCTGCAGCGGTTCTGTGCTCAAATCGAAGCTTGCCCGAATACAGCGCTTCGCGCATAGATTCTACGCTGCGGTGGCCCATATCCTGGAAGCTCTGCTGCAAGCCCTTCATAAGATACGGAACGTAATCGGCGAGCGAGCCACGGTCAAGCACGGTTCCGCTCACTCCCTGCGGCACCAGGACTTTATTGTTGTCCTCGCTCAAATATCTCTTGCCGCCGCCTGCGCCCATCGCCTCAACGCTGGCCATGCCTCTGTAGCGCTTCACGCGCATGCCGTTTTCATAAAAATAATCGCCGGGAGCCTCGGCTGTCCCAGCCAGCAGATAGCCTGCCATAACAGCGCCCGCGCCTACCGCGAGAGCCTTGGCGATATGGCCTATCCCCTGGATCCCGCCGTCGGCGATTACCGCAACACCATGCTCTTTTGCGAACCTGGCTGTGTGATATACGGCTGACGCTTGAGGTCTGCCGACTGCCATCATGGTCTGAGTTATACAGATTGAGCCGGGGCCCATCCCGACGCGAAGGCCGTCCGCCCCCGCCTCGATCAGAGCGCGGGACTGCTCCATGGTGACCACATTGCCGGCTATAACATCTATCTGCGGGAAATGCTCCTTAATAAACTTGAGCATCTCTATCTGGAAGACCGAAAAGCCCTGTGCGGAGTCTATAAGCAAGATATCGACGCCCGCCTCTGCAAGAGCCTCGACTCTCTCCCGGTCTTCAGGTTTGGTCGAGACCGCTGCGCCGACCAGGAGCTGTTTGTCCACGCTCTTGGAGGCATACGGGTAGTCTTTGTTTTTCAATAGGTCTGTGCGTGAGAGCAGCGCAACCAGTCTATATTGGTCATCGACTACCGGCAGCTTGCCTCTCTTGCTCTGTTTCAAAATCTGGTTGGCTTCATGGAGAGTGACACCCTCTCTGGCAGTAATCAGATCAGTGGTCATAACTTCCGAAAGAGGCTTGGAGCGGTCCTTCTCGAAGTCGACATCGCGATTGGTTACTATCCCAACGAGTTTAGAATTGAGCGTGCCGTCTTGTGTAATGGGAATTCCTGAAAAGCCGTGCTCGGCTTTGATTGTGTCTACATCTTTGATGCTGTTTCGAGGGCTCAGGACTACAGGATCGATAATAAAACCGTTTTCAAACCGTTTGACCTTGCGCACATGCTCGACCTGAGCATCTATAGTATTGTTATAGTGAATGATCCCGATGCCGCCCAGCAGTGCCAGGTAAGCGGCCATTTTCCATTCGGTGACTGTGTCCATCGGCGAGCTTACAAGCGGTCGCTTGATCTTGATGTTGCGAGTCACATTGGTCTCCAGGTCAACTTCGCTCGCCTGGAAATCGATATAACCCGGAAGAACGATGAAGTCGTCGTAGGTCAGGCCCTTGCCCGAACCGAATAGTTCGCTTGCCGAGCGGCCATCCTGCTCAGCCATTTCAGCGCCCATCGTTATTTCGTCTGCCGCCATTTGTCACCTCTACTTATGTTTTACCTATTGACGCGTATTATACCGCAAAATGTTCCCTCAGAAAAGAGAAAAGTTGTGAGTTATGGGTTACGAGTTGCACACTGCGGGCCATCCTGCTATCCTACTTCTATGGGCAAGAAATGGCGAAGTGAGGCCGAGCGCCATGCTTTTTTCCTGAGCAAGAGTGTGGACAAGGCCGTTCGAGAACATAATATGATCGAAGAGGGTGACCGCATTCTCGTGGGCGTCTCTGGCGGCAAAGACTCTATGTCGCTTATGCGCCTGCTGGTCTACCGGCAGAAATATTCCCCTGTTCAGTATGACCTGGTGGCTGCTCATGTGCGGGGTGATGCGCGCGGCTGCGATATCGACGTTCCCAGATCATTCGTCGAATGGCTGGAGGCTGAGGGCGCGCCGTATCATATCGAAAGTCTAATTCTTCCAGAAAATGAACCTCTTCCAATGAACTGCGAGAGATGCGGTCGCAACCGCCGCAGGACTCTCTTTGAGATGGCCGATAAGTTCAACTGCAATAAGGTTGCGCTGGGCCACAATCTGGAAGACTTTGCCCACACCGCGCTCATGAACCTCTTTTTGCACGGCAGGCTTGAGACCATGGCAATGCGACGAGACTACTTCGGCGGAAAGCTCGCTCTTATCAGACCCCTGGCCTATATAAGGGAGCAGGACATTATCCGCTTCGCAAAAGTCTGCGAATTTCCAATTGTGCAGACAAACTGCCCGATGGCCCCCATATCGCGCCGAGCAGCCGCAAAAGGACTTATGCTTCATATCGGCAAAGAGTTCAGATCAGCCTGCTCCAACATAGTGTGCGCCGCCTCTCAAGAAGACTAGCAGCCATTTACCTGGTATTTTTCACAGGCAGATTACTTCCAAAAAGCGGAATAAAATACATGCCCATAACCATATTTGAGGTAAGCCATGGCAGCAATAAGATCCCGGCGAGGCGCTGGCCTCATAGACTTAATGATAACTTTATTTCTTGTTGGCACAACCGGAGCCATATTTTCTGCGGCGTTCCCGACCGCGATTTCGGCTTCCCGGCAGGCTAAAGAATATAAGATGGCTACGGCAATAGCTCAGCGCAAAATGGAGCAGCTTCGCTCGGTGGGCTTTGAATCACTGACACAGCCGCTGCTTACCAACGCCAGTGTAATTGATTCCACCAGCAGCGGATCAACGTACACTTTCACATCGGCAGACAGCATCGCTTCACAAATCCCTTCGGGAACAGGTACTCTGAGCATTGAGGATTTGCCACTGGGTGTGTCACCAGAGCAGTCACATCTTAAAAAAGTAAAAATCACCGTGACATGGCTGAGCAATTCAAATGCCCAGCGCAGTATTCAGATAACATCTCTTATCGCCGACAAGAAACCCAGGGCGGTGAACTGATGAACATGCGTAGCAATAGAGGCATGACTCTCATTGAAGTGATGATAACGGTTGCGCTGCTATCTATGGTGGGTACCGCGCTTACGACTATGCTGATCGGCTCGATTCGCGGGTGGAGATCAGGTGTCAGCAGGGATGACGCTGTCAGTGAAGTCACCATAGCGATGCAAAAGCTGAGCATGGAGATACGCGATGGCCGCTCAGCTTCGACCAATGAATCTAATGACGTACTCACGGTGACTTTTCCGGGGACCCTTACTGACGGGAC encodes:
- the guaB gene encoding IMP dehydrogenase, with amino-acid sequence MAEQDGRSASELFGSGKGLTYDDFIVLPGYIDFQASEVDLETNVTRNIKIKRPLVSSPMDTVTEWKMAAYLALLGGIGIIHYNNTIDAQVEHVRKVKRFENGFIIDPVVLSPRNSIKDVDTIKAEHGFSGIPITQDGTLNSKLVGIVTNRDVDFEKDRSKPLSEVMTTDLITAREGVTLHEANQILKQSKRGKLPVVDDQYRLVALLSRTDLLKNKDYPYASKSVDKQLLVGAAVSTKPEDRERVEALAEAGVDILLIDSAQGFSVFQIEMLKFIKEHFPQIDVIAGNVVTMEQSRALIEAGADGLRVGMGPGSICITQTMMAVGRPQASAVYHTARFAKEHGVAVIADGGIQGIGHIAKALAVGAGAVMAGYLLAGTAEAPGDYFYENGMRVKRYRGMASVEAMGAGGGKRYLSEDNNKVLVPQGVSGTVLDRGSLADYVPYLMKGLQQSFQDMGHRSVESMREALYSGKLRFEHRTAAAQAEGTVHSLHSYNPPKFGRIRVDSF
- a CDS encoding ATP-binding protein, translating into MSYGLRVAHCGPSCYPTSMGKKWRSEAERHAFFLSKSVDKAVREHNMIEEGDRILVGVSGGKDSMSLMRLLVYRQKYSPVQYDLVAAHVRGDARGCDIDVPRSFVEWLEAEGAPYHIESLILPENEPLPMNCERCGRNRRRTLFEMADKFNCNKVALGHNLEDFAHTALMNLFLHGRLETMAMRRDYFGGKLALIRPLAYIREQDIIRFAKVCEFPIVQTNCPMAPISRRAAAKGLMLHIGKEFRSACSNIVCAASQED
- a CDS encoding sigma-70 family RNA polymerase sigma factor; the encoded protein is MDELKSLVDRARSGDLDAFGMIVGRFQDMALAYAYSVTGDFHLAEDAAQEAFIQAYRDLDALREPDAFPGWFRKIIFKHCDRIKRKRHQTVPLESVIEVASNDPGPAALAEAHEMREMVLKAISTLSESERIVTTLFYINGYSQKDVAEFLEVPVSTVNNRLHSSRTRLKERMVQMVNDELKTHALPKDFPERIRKLLELPRPLEIEGHPIRKLWEAFRSCFPDFEEVTLDEVCEREELMLELDIQQNIVDEHRILRPELTSQLANFWINNGGGPCKLITVGRVFRPADIESETRLEVFHQAEVLWAEEGMNTRKLDETMRRVAAKLVHGAEFRPGSTQSYLFVGDVQNYEVLWRNKWMGIAGGGIAQDEWLIKAGLDPSRFGVVSFAFGLERCAQVKLDLDDIRKLWHPPYVPEG
- a CDS encoding M55 family metallopeptidase; the protein is MKIYILTDLEGAGGVINRSHVFSDQPGYPQARHWLTMDVNAAVEGAIAGGATEILVLDGHGGNGACNFLYDELHPGAQYIQGAPYTQFPQGLDDSFDGFFFVGAHAMAGTPGAILEHTMSSMSWVEMRINGAPTGEIGLFAAAAGMRGVPFVMVSGDDKACLEAASISPDVECAVVKEGISRHCAKLLPPAKVRELIKEKARLGTAKIKSIQPVKIDGPVEIQIRYFRNDLVEAVHEREGVRKVDPQSVVFSGKDLLDAWKKVMGG
- a CDS encoding prepilin-type N-terminal cleavage/methylation domain-containing protein, yielding MRSNRGMTLIEVMITVALLSMVGTALTTMLIGSIRGWRSGVSRDDAVSEVTIAMQKLSMEIRDGRSASTNESNDVLTVTFPGTLTDGTTHESVYDLSIASSITRSYYISDGNLVRNVGGTVSILGRGVTDATFGTTGGAVSAKLERRDKECQDSTGEYPYVRGKINLRNYRD